The nucleotide window GGTCCGTCTCGAATACTTCCGCGAGAAAGTCGTCGACGATCAGACTCCACAGCACCGCCCGGCGGTTCTGTTCGGCGATCACGGCATCGACTCGGGAATCTCGATCCGGCGCGTCGCCGACGGCCTCGAGTTCGACCGGTCGGGCGCGGCGATGACAGCCGCCGCGATCGCTCGTGGCGTACGCCAGCGCCATCGTCTCAGCCCCGCGCGGATCGTACGAGGAGAGTTCCATCCCTTTCACAGTCGGAATCAGGTCCTCGCCGCCGAAGCGCTCGACCGCAGCCTCGACGCCGGCCGCGAGCGCCTCGCCGAGCGGTGTCGACTGATAGACGATTTCGTCGATGAGCGTCCGTGCGACGGCCTCGTCGCCGAACGAGAGGTCGCGGTCGATCACACCCTCCTGACTCGCCCGCACCGCCCACGCGATCGCGTTGCCCACCGTGATCACGTCCATCGCGAGCCGATCACAGACCGCGCCCAGCGTCGCGACGGCGCCGAAGTCGTCGATACCGAGCCCCGCGCCGAGCACGATCGGCGTCGCGCCGCGGGGAACGCTCTCACCCTCGTCGCTGTCGACTCGGAACCCGCCCGGGACGGGGTCGTCGGGACGCTCCCGTCCGTTGGCTCGCTCGCGGACGCGCTGGATACCTATGTCTTCGGTGCCTTCGAACTGCCCCTCCTGCCAGCCCCGAGTCGGGAGCACGCCGACCTCGTTGGCGAAGTCGACCGTCTCGAGGGTATCGCTGGCTGCCAGCCACCGGCCGGCGTCGCTTTCGGCGAACGCCTCGCCGTACTCCGCTCGGAGGGAGGGCAATCCGTCCGGTGGCGGATCGCGGGCGACGACGGCCTTCAGATTCTTCGACCCCATCACGGTCCCCGCACCACCCCGACCGGCGTGGTGATCGCCGCCGTCCGAAGCGATCGTCGCGTACCGGACGCCACTCTCTCCAGCGGGCCCGATACAGGCGACCGCGCTGTCCGGAAACCGCTCGCAGGTCGCTTTGGCATCGCACCCCCACAGATCCGCGGCCGGCTCGAGCGTCGCCTCGCCGTCGGCGATCGACAGCACGACCGGTTCGTCGGCGCGTCCCGTCACGAGGATTCCGAGGTGATCCGCCAGCGAGCCGGCCAGTCGTCCGGGGAACGTCCCGCCGCCGTAGGAGTCCAGAAACGCCCCCGTCAACGGCGATTTCGTGATCGCCGCGTACCGCTGTTCGCCGGGCGTATAGCCCGTCAGCGGTCCCACCATGAATAGCAGGATGTTGGCCGGTGCTTCCGGATCCGTCCCCGGCTCGAGTTCCTCGTAGAGATAGCGCGCGCCCACGCCCTTGCCTCCGACGTAGTGCTCGAGCCACCGCTCGGGAATCTCGCTGCTCGTCGTTCGTTCGGCAGAGAGGTCGACCCGCAGTATCCTGTCCGCGTGGGGCATGACACGGTGTTCGTGGTTGGCACTGATTAGTGTCATGCCGTCGCAAGGGGTGGTTCTCGTCCGCGCTAGCCGAGGTGTTCGTCGAGGAAGGCCGCGATTTCGGAGTACGCTTCGATACGATTCTCGAGTTTCGAGAAGCCGTGCCCTTCGTCGTCGAAGATCAGCTTGCGGACCGGGACACCCTGTTCTTCGGCCTTCTCGGCGATCTGTTCGGCCTCGCCGACCGGAACGCGCGGGTCGTTCTCGCCGTGGAGGACGAACAGCGGGGCTTCGATCCGCTCGATATTGTTCGTCGGTGAGATCTTTTCCAAGAACTCGCGGTCGTTCTCGAGGCTACCGTACTCGGCCTCGCGCAGTTCGCGCCGCCAATCGCCAGTGTTCTCGAGGAAGGTGACGAAGTTGGCGATGCCGACGACGTCGACGCCGGCCGCCCAGAGGTCGGGGTACTCGGTGAGCGCGGCGAGCACCATGAACCCGCCGTAGGAGCCGCCCTTGGCCGCGATTCGGTCGGGGTCGACGGCGGGGTGGTCGTGGAGCCACTCGACGCAGGCCTCGATATCGGCCACCGAATCCATCCGCTTTTCGACGTCGTCGAGAGCGGCGTAGTCAGCCCCGTAGCCCGCCGAGCCGCGGACGTTCGGCTCGAAGTAAGCGTAGCCTCGATCGACGAAGTACTGTTTGACACTCGAGAACGACGGCCGACGCTGACTCTCGGGCCCACCGTGGATGTCGACGATGACGGGCGTCTGGCCGTCCTCGGCGTCGTCGGGCAGCGTGAGGAAGGCGGGTACCTCGAGCCCATCGAAGCTCTCGACGTGGACGAGCTCGGATTCGTCGAACGACGCGCGGGGAATTCCCGCCGTCGGGGCGTCGGTCCAGCGCTCGGCCTCACCGGTCTCGACGTCGACCACGAACACGTTCGTGTTGACCGTATCGCCAGTGGTAGAGAGCGCGAAACGCTCTGCATCGGGGTCGAAGCTCACGCCGCCGGAGATGCCACCCGGCAGGTCGGGGTCGGGGAACGTCTCGAAGTCGGTCGGGTCGTCGGCGTCGAACTCGCCGACAGTCAGCTCGGTGTAACCTTCGACGTTTCGCGAGTAGACGAACCGGCCCGTCTCGTCGTCCAGTGCGATGCCGTCGACGTTCCATCCGTCTCCCTCGGCAACGGTCTCGAGCGCACCGTTCTCGAGGTCGAGATACGCCAAATACAGCGTGTCGGCATCGCCCTCGTCGGTGACGAGATAGACGCCCTCCCCGTCGGGGGCCCAACTGGCGCTCCCGTAGCGGATGTCGCCCTCGTGGGGCGTGAGGTGCTCGAGTTCAGGCTCGTCGGCCTCGAGGTCGAGCACGTACAGGTCCTGATCGAAGTTGGAGTACGCCTGCGAAACCAACAGGCGAGAGTCGTCGGGGCTCCACCCCGACAGCGAGAGCCAGCCGTCGCCTTCGTAGACGAGCGTCGCTTCGTCGCCGATCTCGTCTCGGCCCTGCACGTAGATGTCGAAGACGGACTCGTCACGGCGGTTCGATGCGAACGCGAAACGCTCGCCGTCGTGACTCCAGCCGCCCCATCGGTGTTTCGCGTCGGGCATCGCCGTCAGGTTCTCGATGACGCCCGTCTCGGCGTCCAGTCGGAACAGTTGGGCGCGCTCGTTGCCACCCTCGTCCATCCCGAAGATCAGTTCGGGACACTCGGGCGACCACGAGGCGAACGTCACGCGCTCGTCGTAGAACGTTCGCTGCTCGGGCCACGCGCGGGGGGCCTCGAGCGTCCAGACCTGTGCGGTGCCGGTCGTGTCCATTAGAAACGAGAGTCGGTCACCCTCGGGACCGAACGACGTACCGTAGGCGCTGCGAATGTTGAGATAGCGGTCGATCTCGTAGCTCATATACGCAAGTCTCGGCTCGAGGCGGTAGTCGTTTGGGTTGCGGAGAACGGGTGACAGCTCGGTACTCGGTCGAAGTGAAAGCCATCATGAGGGGGACGACAACGCGCCGAGCCGATACAGTGGCAGCGCGTGAAGGGTGTGCAAGTACCGTTCAGCCCCTCTCGTAGGCAGTCCCTACACCACGTCAAGCAGCCAGACGACGGGCTTCGGACGGCAGCGCTCGACACCTACCCGAACGAATGGTCGGTCGGGAGATACGGGACTGAATGCCATGCGTAACAAAAGTCGTCGCTATGCATCCGTCGACTAATGACCCAAACAGGCGGGAGCGACGACGGGGGTGCGTCGACGAGGGCTGTCCTCGTAACGATTCTCGTCGTCCTCGTTGCGTTCGGACTGACGATCGCAGCCGTCGGCAGTGGCTTCTCGAGCGACGACGGGACGACCGACGTCGGTGACGATGCGAGCAGCGGCGCCGACTCGAGCGAGTACGAAGTGGCAGACAACGAATCCGGAGCCGGCGACACCGGGGCTGACGACGGGAGTGACGACTCCGAAGATGACGGCGGCAGTGACGACAGCGACGAGGATGATGACAGCGACGAGGACGATGATAGCGACGAGGACGATGACAGCGACGAGGATGATGACAGCGACGAGGATTCGGAGGGAGACGCTGACGACGCTGACGACGATTCGGATGAAGACGATGCGGACAACGCTGACGAAGATGAAGACGACGCTGACGATGACGAGGACGGGGCGGAAGACGATGATGATGCTGACGACGACGATAGTGACGACGAGGACGGATCAGCGGGCGACGATGACGGTGATGACGGTGAGGACGACAGTGATGACGAACCCGAAGCCAGTGATGAAGACGACGCAGCTGATGACGACGGCGACGACAGCGACGAAACGGATGGCGATGACGACAGTAGTGACAGCGGTGATAGCAGCGAGGGCGACGACAGCGACGAAACAGACGACGATGACGACAGCAGCGACGATGACGGCGGCATCACCGAGCGACTCTCCGAGTTCTTCGATGGGACGGACGACGACGAGTAGCGCTCGGTGTCGACGGAGATGACAACCGACGCGACTGACTCGAGAAAAGAAGTGATTTTTTATCCCGTCCCTGCGTCGCGCGTCATATGCGTATTGCGTTCGTCTCGTTCGAAACGGTCTTTCACCGCGATACCGAGACGAACCAGCGGTTTCAGACCGTCCTCGAGCAACTCGCGGCCAGCGGTCACGACGTCCACTGTTACTGTGCCGAGTTCTGGGCCGACGAGTCCTCGACCGTCGAGCGAGACGGAATCACCTACCACGGCGTCGCCACGGGCCTCGAGGCCCGTGGCTCGTTTCTCGCCCGGCTACCGTTCGTCCTCGCCGGGTCGAGTCCCGACGTCGTCCATGCGACCGCACAGCCGCCGACAGCGGTGCTCGCAGCCAGCGTGGGAGCCACGCTCGCCCGTGTGCCGCTAGTCGTCGAGTGGTACGGCGACGGCGGTCTCGCCGACGATCGGTGGACGCGACTGGCGGCGGCCCGCGGCGCTCGTATTCTCACGCCGTCCGAACTCGTCGCGACGTGGGTCCGCGAACGCGGGGCTGACGGCGACCGCGTCGAGACGGTGCCGAACCCGGTCGATCTCGAGCGCATCCGAGACGTGCCGGCGGGCGATCGGGTCGACGTGATCTACGCCCGCCGACTCGACGAGGGGGCGAACCTCGAGAGCCTGTTGCTCGCGCTGGCGGAGCTTCGCGATCGCGACTGGCAGACGACCGTCATCGGCGACGGCCCCGAACGGGCGACGTACGAACGGCTGGCGAGCGATCTGCGGATCGACGACCGGATCACGTTCGCCGGCGACTGCTCGCTCGAGGAACGCATCGCCGCCTACCGTGGCGCACACGTCTTCGCGCAGACAGCCGAACACTGCGTGTTCCCGACGGAGATGCTGTGGGCGCTGGCAGCGGGCTGTGTCGGCATCGTCGAGTACCACGTCGACTCGAGCGCCCACGAACTCGTCGAGGGCTGGGATCGCGGCTTCCG belongs to Natronorubrum aibiense and includes:
- a CDS encoding aldehyde ferredoxin oxidoreductase family protein, which translates into the protein MPHADRILRVDLSAERTTSSEIPERWLEHYVGGKGVGARYLYEELEPGTDPEAPANILLFMVGPLTGYTPGEQRYAAITKSPLTGAFLDSYGGGTFPGRLAGSLADHLGILVTGRADEPVVLSIADGEATLEPAADLWGCDAKATCERFPDSAVACIGPAGESGVRYATIASDGGDHHAGRGGAGTVMGSKNLKAVVARDPPPDGLPSLRAEYGEAFAESDAGRWLAASDTLETVDFANEVGVLPTRGWQEGQFEGTEDIGIQRVRERANGRERPDDPVPGGFRVDSDEGESVPRGATPIVLGAGLGIDDFGAVATLGAVCDRLAMDVITVGNAIAWAVRASQEGVIDRDLSFGDEAVARTLIDEIVYQSTPLGEALAAGVEAAVERFGGEDLIPTVKGMELSSYDPRGAETMALAYATSDRGGCHRRARPVELEAVGDAPDRDSRVDAVIAEQNRRAVLWSLIVDDFLAEVFETDHGAEWLAAVGYDLESAALEQVGERIWTLVRLFNVREGFTRADDELPATLTEPLDDSSEGTAVDRSTFDALLEQYYASREWDRQGRPTRSLLRRLELAAVVDEATRISH
- a CDS encoding S9 family peptidase, with protein sequence MSYEIDRYLNIRSAYGTSFGPEGDRLSFLMDTTGTAQVWTLEAPRAWPEQRTFYDERVTFASWSPECPELIFGMDEGGNERAQLFRLDAETGVIENLTAMPDAKHRWGGWSHDGERFAFASNRRDESVFDIYVQGRDEIGDEATLVYEGDGWLSLSGWSPDDSRLLVSQAYSNFDQDLYVLDLEADEPELEHLTPHEGDIRYGSASWAPDGEGVYLVTDEGDADTLYLAYLDLENGALETVAEGDGWNVDGIALDDETGRFVYSRNVEGYTELTVGEFDADDPTDFETFPDPDLPGGISGGVSFDPDAERFALSTTGDTVNTNVFVVDVETGEAERWTDAPTAGIPRASFDESELVHVESFDGLEVPAFLTLPDDAEDGQTPVIVDIHGGPESQRRPSFSSVKQYFVDRGYAYFEPNVRGSAGYGADYAALDDVEKRMDSVADIEACVEWLHDHPAVDPDRIAAKGGSYGGFMVLAALTEYPDLWAAGVDVVGIANFVTFLENTGDWRRELREAEYGSLENDREFLEKISPTNNIERIEAPLFVLHGENDPRVPVGEAEQIAEKAEEQGVPVRKLIFDDEGHGFSKLENRIEAYSEIAAFLDEHLG
- a CDS encoding AAA family ATPase; this translates as MTQTGGSDDGGASTRAVLVTILVVLVAFGLTIAAVGSGFSSDDGTTDVGDDASSGADSSEYEVADNESGAGDTGADDGSDDSEDDGGSDDSDEDDDSDEDDDSDEDDDSDEDDDSDEDSEGDADDADDDSDEDDADNADEDEDDADDDEDGAEDDDDADDDDSDDEDGSAGDDDGDDGEDDSDDEPEASDEDDAADDDGDDSDETDGDDDSSDSGDSSEGDDSDETDDDDDSSDDDGGITERLSEFFDGTDDDE
- a CDS encoding glycosyltransferase family 4 protein; translation: MRIAFVSFETVFHRDTETNQRFQTVLEQLAASGHDVHCYCAEFWADESSTVERDGITYHGVATGLEARGSFLARLPFVLAGSSPDVVHATAQPPTAVLAASVGATLARVPLVVEWYGDGGLADDRWTRLAAARGARILTPSELVATWVRERGADGDRVETVPNPVDLERIRDVPAGDRVDVIYARRLDEGANLESLLLALAELRDRDWQTTVIGDGPERATYERLASDLRIDDRITFAGDCSLEERIAAYRGAHVFAQTAEHCVFPTEMLWALAAGCVGIVEYHVDSSAHELVEGWDRGFRTTSEAELADAILEAGDLEYRAFDDRFADYDRSAVTEAYLEQYRTLQEEYGLL